One region of Juglans microcarpa x Juglans regia isolate MS1-56 chromosome 7S, Jm3101_v1.0, whole genome shotgun sequence genomic DNA includes:
- the LOC121240679 gene encoding probable NOT transcription complex subunit VIP2 isoform X2 — MSGLLNSSLNSSASNLPDGTGRPFTTSFSGQSGAASPVFHHSGSIQGLHNLHGGFNLPNIPGTLTSRNSALSNVPSGGVQQPAGNLSSGRFSSNNLPVALSQLSHGSSHGHSGVANRGGLGVSPILANAGPRITSSMGNMVGGGNIGRSIGSGGGLSVPGLASRLNLSANSGSGSLSVQGQNRLMSGVLPQGSPQVISMLGNSYSAGGPFSQGHVQAVNNLSSMGMLNDLNSNDTPFDINDFPQLTSRPSSAGGPQGQLGSLRKQGLGVSPIVQQNQEFSIQNEDFPALPGFKGGNADYAMDMHQKEQLHENTMSMMQSQHFSMGRSAGFNLGGTYSSHRPQQQQQHAASVGSGGVSFSSINNQDLLHLPGSDIFPSSHSNYHSQTSGPPGIGLRPLNSPNTVSGMGSYDQLIQQYQQQQNQSQFRLQQMSAVNQPFRDQGSKPMQAAQSSTDPYGLLGLLSVIRMSDPDLTSLALGIDLTTLGLNLNSTENLHKTFGSPWSDEPAKGDPEFTVPQCYYAKQPPPLHPSYFLKFTVETLFYIFYSMPKDEAQLYASNELYNRGWFYHKEHRLWFIRVPNVEPLVKTPTYERGSYHCFDPNTFETIRKDNFVVHYEMLEKRPALPQH, encoded by the exons ATGTCGGGGTTACTTAAT TCTTCTCTCAACAGTTCAGCTTCAAACCTTCCAGATGGTACTGGACGACCTTTTACTACATCTTTCTCTGGTCAGTCTGGTGCGGCCTCCCCTGTTTTTCATCACTCCG GGTCAATTCAGGGGCTGCACAATCTTCATGGGGGCTTTAATCTTCCCAACATTCCCGGTACACTAACATCAAGAAACTCAGCACTAAGTAATGTTCCTTCTGGGGGAGTTCAACAGCCTGCTGGAAACCTTTCTAGTGGACGATTTTCATCCAATAATCTTCCTGTTGCTCTCTCTCAG TTGTCTCATGGAAGCTCCCATGGGCATTCAGGAGTCGCAAATAGAGGAG GATTGGGAGTATCCCCAATTTTGGCAAATGCAGGTCCTAGGATTACAAGTTCCATGGGAAACATGGTTGGTGGGGGCAACATCGGGAGGAGTATAGGCTCTGGTGGAGGATTATCTGTTCCTGGTCTTGCTTCTCGATTAAATTTAAGTGCAAATAGTGGATCTGGAAGTTTGAGTGTTCAAGGACAAAATCGATTGATGAGTGGCGTACTTCCACAAG GTTCTCCTCAGGTAATTTCTATGCTAGGAAACTCCTATTCTGCTGGTGGTCCCTTTTCTCAAGGCCATGTCCAGGcagtaaataatttaagttcTATGGGGATGTTAAATGACCTGAACTCTAATGACACACCTTTTGACATCAACGACTTCCCTCAGTTGACAAGTCGTCCTAGTTCTGCTGGAGGACCCCAAGGACAATTGG GTTCACTACGAAAACAGGGTCTTGGTGTTAGTCCTATTGTTCAACAAAACCAAGAGTTTAGCATTCAAAATGAAGATTTTCCAGCTTTACCTGGATTTAAAG GTGGTAATGCAGATTATGCGATGGATATGCACCAGAAAGAACAACTTCATGAGAATACTATGTCGATGATGCAATCACAGCACTTTTCT ATGGGTAGATCTGCTGGATTTAATTTGGGGGGAACGTATTCATCTCATCGCCCtcagcagcaacagcaacatGCTGCATCAGTCGGTAGTGGCGGTGTGTCTTTTTCATCTATAAACAATCAGGATCTTCTCCATTTACCTGGCTCGGATATCTTCCCATCTTCACATTCGAATTATCACTCCCAG ACCAGTGGCCCTCCTGGTATTGGACTAAGACCTCTCAATTCTCCAAATACAGTATCTGGTATGGGATCGTACGACCAGCTTATCCAGCAGTATCAACAACAACAGAACCAGTCCCAGTTTCGGCTTCAACAAATGTCAGCTGTGAATCAGCCATTTAGGGATCAGGGCAGTAAACCCATGCAGGCTGCCCAATCTTCTACAGACCCATATGGTTTACTTGGATTGTTAAGTGTAATAAGGATGAGTGATCCTGATCTGACATCTCTTGCTCTTGGAATTGATCTGACAACACTTGGGCTAAATTTGAATTCGACCGAAAATCTTCACAAAACTTTTGGTTCTCCATGGTCTGATGAGCCAGCTAAGGGTGATCCGGAGTTTACAGTGCCACAATGTTATTATGCTAAACAACCACCTCCTCTACAT CCAAGTTATTTTTTGAAGTTTACTGTGGaaactttattttacatattttacag CATGCCAAAAGATGAAGCCCAATTATATGCTTCAAATGAACT TTACAATAGAGGCTGGTTTTACCACAAAGAGCACCGATTATGGTTCATAAGAGTCCCCAACGTGGAGCCGCTCGTTAAAACACCGACATACGAGAGGGGATCGTATCATTGCTTTGACCCAAACACATTTGAAACAATCCGCAAG GATAATTTTGTTGTCCATTACGAGATGTTGGAAAAGAGA
- the LOC121240679 gene encoding probable NOT transcription complex subunit VIP2 isoform X1 — MSGLLNSSLNSSASNLPDGTGRPFTTSFSGQSGAASPVFHHSGSIQGLHNLHGGFNLPNIPGTLTSRNSALSNVPSGGVQQPAGNLSSGRFSSNNLPVALSQLSHGSSHGHSGVANRGGINVVGNPGFSSSTNGVGGSIPGILPTSGAIGNRNTVPGLGVSPILANAGPRITSSMGNMVGGGNIGRSIGSGGGLSVPGLASRLNLSANSGSGSLSVQGQNRLMSGVLPQGSPQVISMLGNSYSAGGPFSQGHVQAVNNLSSMGMLNDLNSNDTPFDINDFPQLTSRPSSAGGPQGQLGSLRKQGLGVSPIVQQNQEFSIQNEDFPALPGFKGGNADYAMDMHQKEQLHENTMSMMQSQHFSMGRSAGFNLGGTYSSHRPQQQQQHAASVGSGGVSFSSINNQDLLHLPGSDIFPSSHSNYHSQTSGPPGIGLRPLNSPNTVSGMGSYDQLIQQYQQQQNQSQFRLQQMSAVNQPFRDQGSKPMQAAQSSTDPYGLLGLLSVIRMSDPDLTSLALGIDLTTLGLNLNSTENLHKTFGSPWSDEPAKGDPEFTVPQCYYAKQPPPLHPSYFLKFTVETLFYIFYSMPKDEAQLYASNELYNRGWFYHKEHRLWFIRVPNVEPLVKTPTYERGSYHCFDPNTFETIRKDNFVVHYEMLEKRPALPQH; from the exons ATGTCGGGGTTACTTAAT TCTTCTCTCAACAGTTCAGCTTCAAACCTTCCAGATGGTACTGGACGACCTTTTACTACATCTTTCTCTGGTCAGTCTGGTGCGGCCTCCCCTGTTTTTCATCACTCCG GGTCAATTCAGGGGCTGCACAATCTTCATGGGGGCTTTAATCTTCCCAACATTCCCGGTACACTAACATCAAGAAACTCAGCACTAAGTAATGTTCCTTCTGGGGGAGTTCAACAGCCTGCTGGAAACCTTTCTAGTGGACGATTTTCATCCAATAATCTTCCTGTTGCTCTCTCTCAG TTGTCTCATGGAAGCTCCCATGGGCATTCAGGAGTCGCAAATAGAGGAGGTATAAATGTTGTAGGAAATCCTGGATTTAGTAGTAGCACTAATGGAGTTGGCGGTTCTATTCCTGGAATTCTCCCAACCTCTGGTGCAATTGGTAACCGGAATACTGTTCCAGGATTGGGAGTATCCCCAATTTTGGCAAATGCAGGTCCTAGGATTACAAGTTCCATGGGAAACATGGTTGGTGGGGGCAACATCGGGAGGAGTATAGGCTCTGGTGGAGGATTATCTGTTCCTGGTCTTGCTTCTCGATTAAATTTAAGTGCAAATAGTGGATCTGGAAGTTTGAGTGTTCAAGGACAAAATCGATTGATGAGTGGCGTACTTCCACAAG GTTCTCCTCAGGTAATTTCTATGCTAGGAAACTCCTATTCTGCTGGTGGTCCCTTTTCTCAAGGCCATGTCCAGGcagtaaataatttaagttcTATGGGGATGTTAAATGACCTGAACTCTAATGACACACCTTTTGACATCAACGACTTCCCTCAGTTGACAAGTCGTCCTAGTTCTGCTGGAGGACCCCAAGGACAATTGG GTTCACTACGAAAACAGGGTCTTGGTGTTAGTCCTATTGTTCAACAAAACCAAGAGTTTAGCATTCAAAATGAAGATTTTCCAGCTTTACCTGGATTTAAAG GTGGTAATGCAGATTATGCGATGGATATGCACCAGAAAGAACAACTTCATGAGAATACTATGTCGATGATGCAATCACAGCACTTTTCT ATGGGTAGATCTGCTGGATTTAATTTGGGGGGAACGTATTCATCTCATCGCCCtcagcagcaacagcaacatGCTGCATCAGTCGGTAGTGGCGGTGTGTCTTTTTCATCTATAAACAATCAGGATCTTCTCCATTTACCTGGCTCGGATATCTTCCCATCTTCACATTCGAATTATCACTCCCAG ACCAGTGGCCCTCCTGGTATTGGACTAAGACCTCTCAATTCTCCAAATACAGTATCTGGTATGGGATCGTACGACCAGCTTATCCAGCAGTATCAACAACAACAGAACCAGTCCCAGTTTCGGCTTCAACAAATGTCAGCTGTGAATCAGCCATTTAGGGATCAGGGCAGTAAACCCATGCAGGCTGCCCAATCTTCTACAGACCCATATGGTTTACTTGGATTGTTAAGTGTAATAAGGATGAGTGATCCTGATCTGACATCTCTTGCTCTTGGAATTGATCTGACAACACTTGGGCTAAATTTGAATTCGACCGAAAATCTTCACAAAACTTTTGGTTCTCCATGGTCTGATGAGCCAGCTAAGGGTGATCCGGAGTTTACAGTGCCACAATGTTATTATGCTAAACAACCACCTCCTCTACAT CCAAGTTATTTTTTGAAGTTTACTGTGGaaactttattttacatattttacag CATGCCAAAAGATGAAGCCCAATTATATGCTTCAAATGAACT TTACAATAGAGGCTGGTTTTACCACAAAGAGCACCGATTATGGTTCATAAGAGTCCCCAACGTGGAGCCGCTCGTTAAAACACCGACATACGAGAGGGGATCGTATCATTGCTTTGACCCAAACACATTTGAAACAATCCGCAAG GATAATTTTGTTGTCCATTACGAGATGTTGGAAAAGAGA
- the LOC121240679 gene encoding probable NOT transcription complex subunit VIP2 isoform X3, producing MSGLLNSSLNSSASNLPDGTGRPFTTSFSGQSGAASPVFHHSGSIQGLHNLHGGFNLPNIPGTLTSRNSALSNVPSGGVQQPAGNLSSGRFSSNNLPVALSQLSHGSSHGHSGVANRGGINVVGNPGFSSSTNGVGGSIPGILPTSGAIGNRNTVPGLGVSPILANAGPRITSSMGNMVGGGNIGRSIGSGGGLSVPGLASRLNLSANSGSGSLSVQGQNRLMSGVLPQGSPQLTSRPSSAGGPQGQLGSLRKQGLGVSPIVQQNQEFSIQNEDFPALPGFKGGNADYAMDMHQKEQLHENTMSMMQSQHFSMGRSAGFNLGGTYSSHRPQQQQQHAASVGSGGVSFSSINNQDLLHLPGSDIFPSSHSNYHSQTSGPPGIGLRPLNSPNTVSGMGSYDQLIQQYQQQQNQSQFRLQQMSAVNQPFRDQGSKPMQAAQSSTDPYGLLGLLSVIRMSDPDLTSLALGIDLTTLGLNLNSTENLHKTFGSPWSDEPAKGDPEFTVPQCYYAKQPPPLHPSYFLKFTVETLFYIFYSMPKDEAQLYASNELYNRGWFYHKEHRLWFIRVPNVEPLVKTPTYERGSYHCFDPNTFETIRKDNFVVHYEMLEKRPALPQH from the exons ATGTCGGGGTTACTTAAT TCTTCTCTCAACAGTTCAGCTTCAAACCTTCCAGATGGTACTGGACGACCTTTTACTACATCTTTCTCTGGTCAGTCTGGTGCGGCCTCCCCTGTTTTTCATCACTCCG GGTCAATTCAGGGGCTGCACAATCTTCATGGGGGCTTTAATCTTCCCAACATTCCCGGTACACTAACATCAAGAAACTCAGCACTAAGTAATGTTCCTTCTGGGGGAGTTCAACAGCCTGCTGGAAACCTTTCTAGTGGACGATTTTCATCCAATAATCTTCCTGTTGCTCTCTCTCAG TTGTCTCATGGAAGCTCCCATGGGCATTCAGGAGTCGCAAATAGAGGAGGTATAAATGTTGTAGGAAATCCTGGATTTAGTAGTAGCACTAATGGAGTTGGCGGTTCTATTCCTGGAATTCTCCCAACCTCTGGTGCAATTGGTAACCGGAATACTGTTCCAGGATTGGGAGTATCCCCAATTTTGGCAAATGCAGGTCCTAGGATTACAAGTTCCATGGGAAACATGGTTGGTGGGGGCAACATCGGGAGGAGTATAGGCTCTGGTGGAGGATTATCTGTTCCTGGTCTTGCTTCTCGATTAAATTTAAGTGCAAATAGTGGATCTGGAAGTTTGAGTGTTCAAGGACAAAATCGATTGATGAGTGGCGTACTTCCACAAG GTTCTCCTCAG TTGACAAGTCGTCCTAGTTCTGCTGGAGGACCCCAAGGACAATTGG GTTCACTACGAAAACAGGGTCTTGGTGTTAGTCCTATTGTTCAACAAAACCAAGAGTTTAGCATTCAAAATGAAGATTTTCCAGCTTTACCTGGATTTAAAG GTGGTAATGCAGATTATGCGATGGATATGCACCAGAAAGAACAACTTCATGAGAATACTATGTCGATGATGCAATCACAGCACTTTTCT ATGGGTAGATCTGCTGGATTTAATTTGGGGGGAACGTATTCATCTCATCGCCCtcagcagcaacagcaacatGCTGCATCAGTCGGTAGTGGCGGTGTGTCTTTTTCATCTATAAACAATCAGGATCTTCTCCATTTACCTGGCTCGGATATCTTCCCATCTTCACATTCGAATTATCACTCCCAG ACCAGTGGCCCTCCTGGTATTGGACTAAGACCTCTCAATTCTCCAAATACAGTATCTGGTATGGGATCGTACGACCAGCTTATCCAGCAGTATCAACAACAACAGAACCAGTCCCAGTTTCGGCTTCAACAAATGTCAGCTGTGAATCAGCCATTTAGGGATCAGGGCAGTAAACCCATGCAGGCTGCCCAATCTTCTACAGACCCATATGGTTTACTTGGATTGTTAAGTGTAATAAGGATGAGTGATCCTGATCTGACATCTCTTGCTCTTGGAATTGATCTGACAACACTTGGGCTAAATTTGAATTCGACCGAAAATCTTCACAAAACTTTTGGTTCTCCATGGTCTGATGAGCCAGCTAAGGGTGATCCGGAGTTTACAGTGCCACAATGTTATTATGCTAAACAACCACCTCCTCTACAT CCAAGTTATTTTTTGAAGTTTACTGTGGaaactttattttacatattttacag CATGCCAAAAGATGAAGCCCAATTATATGCTTCAAATGAACT TTACAATAGAGGCTGGTTTTACCACAAAGAGCACCGATTATGGTTCATAAGAGTCCCCAACGTGGAGCCGCTCGTTAAAACACCGACATACGAGAGGGGATCGTATCATTGCTTTGACCCAAACACATTTGAAACAATCCGCAAG GATAATTTTGTTGTCCATTACGAGATGTTGGAAAAGAGA